A genomic window from Nicotiana sylvestris chromosome 11, ASM39365v2, whole genome shotgun sequence includes:
- the LOC104211741 gene encoding CBL-interacting serine/threonine-protein kinase 21 isoform X1, producing the protein MGFSNMIGKYHLVRTIGEGTFAKIKLAINTINGEKVAIKIIDKHMIKQNNLIYQVKREIRAMKLLNHPNIVQIHEVIGTKTKIYIVMEYVPGGPLSDQMSYLTRLEEKEARKYFQQFIDAVGHCHSKGVYHRDLKPQNLLLDGKGNIKVSDFGLSTLAKASSLLSTTCGSPSYVSPELLSQKGYEGEAADIWSCGVILFELLAGYLPFDDSNLSNLYRKIYRAKCMFPRWFTEDQKKLISRILDPNPKTRITIAEIIEDEWFQMEPVVRVESKQHNGKDDRYTTFNVIKETEGGYDVDERPNFINAFRLIAMSHDLDLSRLFEEEDMEKEKITLGSKHTIDETIEKIKAAAEHVRLSAERIDKCKLQIHPSKMIKASNSYIDLTAQVVELAPNHCAIEITKSEGELRLYKQFCKSLSSMLTKEERCLKKTCKMQKLDEDQQD; encoded by the exons ATGGGATTTTCAAACATGATAGGGAAGTATCATCTTGTAAGAACGATTGGAGAAGGTACCTTTGCAAAGATTAAGCTCGCCATTAACACTATCAACGGCGAAAAAGTAGCTATCAAGATCATTGACAAACACATGATCAAGCAAAACAATCTCATATACCAA GTTAAAAGAGAAATACGGGCAATGAAGCTCCTCAATCACCCCAACATAGTTCAAATACACGAA GTAATAGGGACAAAGACGAAAATTTATATCGTCATGGAGTATGTACCAGGAGGGCCACTATCAGATCAGATG TCATACCTAACGAGATTAGAAGAAAAAGAGGCAAGAAAATACTTTCAACAGTTTATTGATGCTGTTGGTCATTGCCATAGCAAAGGGGTATATCACAGAGACCTAAAG CCACAAAACTTGCTTTTGGATGGCAAGGGAAATATCAAAGTATCAGATTTCGGCCTCAGCACATTGGCAAAG GCGAGTTCATTGTTATCCACCACATGCGGATCACCAAGCTATGTATCACCAGAG CTGCTCAGTCAAAAGGGCTATGAGGGAGAAGCTGCAGATATTTGGTCATGTGGGGTAATCCTTTTCGAGTTACTAGCTGGATATCTACCCTTTGATGATAGTAACTTGTCAAACTTATATAGAAAG ATCTATCGAGCTAAATGCATGTTTCCACGTTGGTTCACGGAAGACCAGAAAAAGCTAATTTCCAGGATACTAGACCCTAATCCAAAAACG AGGATAACAATAGCAGAAATTATTGAAGATGAATGGTTTCAAATGGAGCCAGTCGTGCGCGTAGAATCCAAACAGCACAATGGCAAGGATGATCGATATACAACATTCAATGTAATTAAG GAAACTGAAGGAGGATATGACGTGGACGAAAGACCGAATTTCATAAATGCCTTTAGGCTAATAGCAATGTCGCACGACCTAGATTTGTCGCGTCTCTTTGAAGAAGAG GACATGGAAAAGGAGAAGATAACACTTGGATCTAAGCACACAATCGATGAAACCATAGAGAAAATAAAGGCTGCTGCAGAACATGTGAGACTATCAGCTGAAAGAATAGACAAGTGCAAG CTACAAATTCACCCTAGCAAGATGATTAAAGCTTCAAATTCATACATTGACCTAACAGCCCAG GTAGTTGAGCTCGCACCAAACCATTGCGCCATAGAAATAACAAAGTCAGAAGGTGAACTGAGATTATACAAGCAG TTCTGCAAAAGTTTATCAAGTATGCTAACAAAGGAGGAAAGATGCTTAAAAAAAACATGTAAAATGCAAAAGCTGGACGAAGACCAACAGGATTAG
- the LOC104211743 gene encoding putative lipase C4A8.10 isoform X2 codes for MMVKMCLMQLLLKQSCSLNILLLWSMVLLGDWRYAAEQFVKRLPDKIVVHCSECNSSMLTFDGVDRMGERLAKEVEDVIKRWPGVRKISFVSHSLGGLVARYAVGRLYEPPSKTEVVDLNGSCLVREENVSDQCHNQFSEETVAGLEPVNFITVATPHLGSRGHKQLPLLCGLPLLEKGASQTAHWIVGRSGKHLFLTDKDDGKPPLLLRMVNDSDDLKFMSALRSFKRRVAYANANYDHVVGWRTSSIRRQNELPKSNLQIKDQKYPHIVNVEQETALDIDHKVSSPDEKQMIDLEEEMIDGLTQVPWERIDVSFHESRQRYVAHNTIQVKTYWLNSDGADVIEHMIDNFLL; via the exons ATTGGAGATATGCTGCCGAGCAATTTGTCAAAAGACTGCCTGATAAAATCGTTGTTCACT GTAGTGAGTGCAATTCTTCTATGTTGACCTTTGATGGTGTTGACCGGATGGGTGAGAGACTTGCAAAAGAG GTGGAGGATGTGATCAAACGGTGGCCTGGGGTGCGCAAGATCTCATTTGTTTCTCACTCCTTGGGTGGCCTTGTAGCAAGATATGCTGTTGGGAGGCTGTATGAACCTCCATCAAAAACAGAAGTAGTTGATCTTAATGGCTCGTGCTTAGTCAGGGAAGAGAATGTGTCTGACCAATGTCACAATCAGTTTTCGGAAGAAACTGTTGCTGGATTAGAACCCGTGAACTTCATAACAGTTGCGACTCCGCATTTGGGCTCAAGAGGGCATAAGCAG CTGCCACTTCTCTGCGGTCTTCCTTTGCTGGAGAAAGGGGCATCTCAAACTGCTCACTGGATTGTTGGGAGATCTGGAAAGCACCTATTCCTGACTGATAAAGATGATGGGAAGCCTCCCCTCCTCCTTAGGATGGTCAATGATTCAGATGATCTCAAATTCAT GTCAGCATTACGCTCTTTTAAGCGTCGAGTGGCGTATGCAAACGCAAATTATGACC ATGTTGTTGGATGGAGAACATCGTCAATCCGCCGTCAGAATGAACTTCCAAAG TCTAACCTTCAAATAAAGGATCAGAAATACCCACATATCGTAAATGTTGAGCAAGAAACTGCTCTGGATATTGACCATAAAGTATCTTCACCGGATGAGAAGCAAATGATTGATTTAGAAG AGGAGATGATTGACGGTCTTACGCAAGTACCATGGGAACGAATTGATGTTAGCTTTCACGAAAGCAGACAACGATACGTTGCGCACAATACTATCCAG GTGAAGACCTATTGGCTAAATTCAGATGGTGCAGATGTGATTGAACATATGATAGATAACTTCCTTCTCTAG
- the LOC104211741 gene encoding CBL-interacting serine/threonine-protein kinase 21 isoform X2, whose amino-acid sequence MGFSNMIGKYHLVRTIGEGTFAKIKLAINTINGEKVAIKIIDKHMIKQNNLIYQVKREIRAMKLLNHPNIVQIHEVIGTKTKIYIVMEYVPGGPLSDQMSYLTRLEEKEARKYFQQFIDAVGHCHSKGVYHRDLKPQNLLLDGKGNIKVSDFGLSTLAKASSLLSTTCGSPSYVSPELLSQKGYEGEAADIWSCGIYRAKCMFPRWFTEDQKKLISRILDPNPKTRITIAEIIEDEWFQMEPVVRVESKQHNGKDDRYTTFNVIKETEGGYDVDERPNFINAFRLIAMSHDLDLSRLFEEEDMEKEKITLGSKHTIDETIEKIKAAAEHVRLSAERIDKCKLQIHPSKMIKASNSYIDLTAQVVELAPNHCAIEITKSEGELRLYKQFCKSLSSMLTKEERCLKKTCKMQKLDEDQQD is encoded by the exons ATGGGATTTTCAAACATGATAGGGAAGTATCATCTTGTAAGAACGATTGGAGAAGGTACCTTTGCAAAGATTAAGCTCGCCATTAACACTATCAACGGCGAAAAAGTAGCTATCAAGATCATTGACAAACACATGATCAAGCAAAACAATCTCATATACCAA GTTAAAAGAGAAATACGGGCAATGAAGCTCCTCAATCACCCCAACATAGTTCAAATACACGAA GTAATAGGGACAAAGACGAAAATTTATATCGTCATGGAGTATGTACCAGGAGGGCCACTATCAGATCAGATG TCATACCTAACGAGATTAGAAGAAAAAGAGGCAAGAAAATACTTTCAACAGTTTATTGATGCTGTTGGTCATTGCCATAGCAAAGGGGTATATCACAGAGACCTAAAG CCACAAAACTTGCTTTTGGATGGCAAGGGAAATATCAAAGTATCAGATTTCGGCCTCAGCACATTGGCAAAG GCGAGTTCATTGTTATCCACCACATGCGGATCACCAAGCTATGTATCACCAGAG CTGCTCAGTCAAAAGGGCTATGAGGGAGAAGCTGCAGATATTTGGTCATGTGGG ATCTATCGAGCTAAATGCATGTTTCCACGTTGGTTCACGGAAGACCAGAAAAAGCTAATTTCCAGGATACTAGACCCTAATCCAAAAACG AGGATAACAATAGCAGAAATTATTGAAGATGAATGGTTTCAAATGGAGCCAGTCGTGCGCGTAGAATCCAAACAGCACAATGGCAAGGATGATCGATATACAACATTCAATGTAATTAAG GAAACTGAAGGAGGATATGACGTGGACGAAAGACCGAATTTCATAAATGCCTTTAGGCTAATAGCAATGTCGCACGACCTAGATTTGTCGCGTCTCTTTGAAGAAGAG GACATGGAAAAGGAGAAGATAACACTTGGATCTAAGCACACAATCGATGAAACCATAGAGAAAATAAAGGCTGCTGCAGAACATGTGAGACTATCAGCTGAAAGAATAGACAAGTGCAAG CTACAAATTCACCCTAGCAAGATGATTAAAGCTTCAAATTCATACATTGACCTAACAGCCCAG GTAGTTGAGCTCGCACCAAACCATTGCGCCATAGAAATAACAAAGTCAGAAGGTGAACTGAGATTATACAAGCAG TTCTGCAAAAGTTTATCAAGTATGCTAACAAAGGAGGAAAGATGCTTAAAAAAAACATGTAAAATGCAAAAGCTGGACGAAGACCAACAGGATTAG
- the LOC104211740 gene encoding stemmadenine O-acetyltransferase-like: MKIEKLCEEHIKPSSPTPLKHRNHKISFIDEIIPHSSIPLILFYNKNETIPQSEICSHLKTSLSQILTQFYPLAGRMSSQYSIDCNDQGVYYAEVQVNVSLLDIIKNPKSNELVQLTPYNSDGTISNFQELLAIQVNLFTCGGIAISISISHKIGDASSLCTFIKNWCNTSEELRSNKKVINDSIFISLSSFFPPREIVHNSMSSEKCVAIQPVVEKLVVKRFIFTASNIVKMKTKVINSGYNKERVTRVEVITALLWKCFMAAKGCNSIAILPVNIRKKIVPPLPENSFGNFFLVSSAIGNVENEWFSLVGKIKNVIERIDGNYAEKIRGENGFEFVKSNFNQVGELLSQGDDIKVLRIGSWCNFPINGVNFGWGESILAIVAILGIKDHIVLLDSLKYSGGIEAWVVMSDQEMELFEQDKELQDFTSLDVSLL, from the coding sequence atgaagattgAAAAGCTTTGTGAAGAACATATCAAGCCATCTTCTCCAACTCCACTTAAACATAGAAACCACAAAATCTCTTTTATAGATGAAATAATTCCTCATTCATCTATTCCACTAATTCTTTTCTACAACAAGAATGAAACAATCCCACAATCAGAAATATGTAGCCATTTAAAAACTTCACTTTCACAAATTTTAACTCAATTTTACCCTTTGGCTGGTAGAATGAGTTCTCAATATTCAATTGATTGCAATGATCAAGGTGTTTATTATGCAGAAGTTCAAGTGAATGTTTCACTTTTAGACATTATCAAGAATCCAAAATCCAATGAATTAGTCCAACTCACACCTTATAATTCAGATGGAACAATATCaaattttcaagaacttttagcCATTCAAGTTAACTTATTTACATGTGGTGGAATTGCTATTAGTATAAGTATTTCACATAAAATTGGTGATGCTTCTAGTCTTTGTACATTTATCAAGAATTGGTGCAATACAAGTGAAGAATTAAGAAGCAACAAAAAGGtaataaatgactctattttcaTATCTTTATCATCATTTTTTCCACCTAGAGAAATAGTTCATAATTCCATGTCAAGTGAAAAATGTGTAGCAATTCAACCTGTAGTTGAAAAATTAGTTGTAAAAAGATTCATTTTTACTGCTTCAAATATAGTAAAAATGAAGACTAAGGTAATTAATTCAGGTTATAATAAGGAACGTGTAACGCGCGTTGAAGTAATTACAGCTTTATTATGGAAATGTTTTATGGCTGCAAAAGGGTGTAATTCTATTGCAATTTTGCCAGTAAATATAAGGAAGAAAATAGTTCCACCCTTGCCTGAAAATTCAtttggaaattttttcttagtaTCAAGTGCTATAGGAAATGTTGAAAATGAATGGTTTTCTTTAGTAGGAAAAATAAAGAATGTAATTGAGAGAATTGATGGTAATTACGCGGAGAAAATTCGTGGAGAAAATGGTTTTGAGTTTGTTAAGAGTAATTTTAATCAGGTTGGAGAATTATTAAGTCAAGGGGATGATATTAAGGTGTTAAGAATTGGAAGTTGGTGTAATTTTCCAATTAATGGAGTAAATTTTGGATGGGGTGAGTCTATTTTGGCTATTGTTGCAATTCTTGGAATTAAAGATCATATTGTTCTTTTGGATTCTTTAAAATATTCTGGTGGAATTGAAGCTTGGGTTGTTATGTCTGATCAAGAAATGGAATTGTTTGAACAAGACAAAGAGCTTCAAGATTTTACTTCATTAGATGTAAGTTTATTATAA